ACATTAGGAGCGATTGACATTTCGTTATCATTCAAAATAACGATTAAGTCCTTTTGTTCATGTCCGATATGGTTTAATGCTTCCAGAGCCATACCACCAGTTAAAGCACCATCTCCAATAATCGCGACAATCTCTTCATCAGTCTTTTTTAAATCTCTCGCTGTTGCCATACCCATAGCTGCAGAGAGAGAAGTAGAACTATGCCCTGTCTCCCAGACATCATGCTCACTTTCTGAGCGTTTTGGGAAACCACATAATCCTTGGTATTGTTTCAACGTATCAAATTTATCTGCTCTTCCAGTTAAGATCTTGTGTACATATGCTTGATGTCCTACATCCCAAATGAATTTATCTTTTGGACTTTCAAATAATTTATGTAGAACCAAGGTTAATTCCACTACACCTAAATTGGGACCTAAATGTCCGCCAGTCTTAGAAATTTTTTCAATTAAAAAAGTACGGATGGATTCAGCAAGTTCTTCTAGCTGCTCACCCTCTAATTCTTTTAGAAATTTAGGATCCTCGATTGATTCCAAATTCATGGAACATCCTCACTTTCCTTTCGTATTGCGTTTATACTTGCTTGAAGCGGGCTGTGGCATCAATTTCTTTAACTTTAACTTCTCCTCAAAAAAGTAGATTACTCTTCCAACCTGAAAAATAATGGAAGTTGAGAAGTGGATGGCAAATGATTTACCTAATGCTTTCCCGCCAACAGTAAGTGCAGCTATTACACTCGTGAACACAATCGAAACGGTATATTGAAAAGCGGATGCATCATCTCCGCCAAACGTTCGTGCTAGTTGTACAATGACTGCAGCTGAAGCTGTTCCGCTAATTATACCAGAAATATCGCCAATTACGTCGTTACAAAAACTCGCAACTCGGTCTGCATTACGACAAATCTTTATCGCTTGTCGAGATCCATTGACTCTTTCAGAGGCCATCGCATGGAAGGGAACTTCATCCACTGCTGTAGCTGCAACCCCTATAATATCAAATACAATCCCAATAAGCACGATTAAAAATACAATGAGGACACCGACCGCCCACGCGACCCCTTCAATCATTAATGTTGATACAATTGAAAAAATAGCCGCTAACACTAGCGTGATAACGGCGATTCCGGTACTCCATTTCAATGATTTATTTAAAACCTTATTCATGAATTCTCCTTATGAATCAGACGAAGTCCGTATATTAAAATAAAGGTTCAAAGCATCACGAACCTCGAACTACAAGTCCGGTTTGGACTATCCATTCGTTTAACTTTGAACATGTTAATTATGTAATTGTGGAGTGGTCATTCAAAGAGTAAACACTGCGGCTTAGGTCCAGTAGGTTTTCCCAGAAGGGTACCAGAGCGTTGCCACACTGGAGGTTTCCCTTTAATCCCTTCTTGACGTTGTCACCAATCGTCAGACTAGATTACCACTTAGTCCGCACTATAATCCTCTCCGAATGTCACATGGAACAGTCTAGGAGTTTTCCTCTACAGTCTTTACCATTCCCTAGCCTCTTTCGCAGAATTGATTTCATATGGTATGGAATACTTTTCAGCGGCCAACCGAAAATTTTTCCTCTTCCATAATCCCCTCAGATTCCACTCAAGGCAGGCTACGCTGCACACCAGTAGTTTCTAGCGACCGAAAAAACCGGTGAAACAGGTTTATAACCCTAGTTCGCAATAAGGTATTAGCACGCAAATCGCAAAGTTAAGGTCCTCCGCGGCAAAAGGGTCAACGCCCACATGCCTTTGTGGATCGCCCTTCAGCCTTAACTCCCAGTGTAGACCCAAAGCTGGGCGCCTCGAGCCTATACAAGGAACTTCATCGATGTGCCCTTTGGCGGATTTTTAGGCCCGCCCTCAGAAATGGGAGACTGACTAGAATACTGCACCACTCCTCATGTAATTATAATATACCACATAAGTGTATATGCCTCAATGTTTCTAGTGATCCCTACTTATCATATAATCAGTAAAATGTTCTAACCATTCATGATTAACATTTGCTTTATATAGGTGAGACTTAGCTTCTTTTACAACTTTCAAGAGCTGTTCTTTAGCACCATCCATTGTCAACAAATGAGGGTAAGTGCTTTTATTATTTTGCACATCACTACCTATAGGTTTACCTATTTTCGTTTCGTCACCTTCAATATCCAAAATATCATCTTGGATTTGAAACGCTAAGCCAAGTAGCTTAGCAAATTGAGCAAGATGATTCATTTGCTCTTTCGTTCCTCCAGCAATTTTCGCTCCAGCATAAATAGAAAAACTAAGTAGTGCTCCCGTCTTCTTCTTATGGATGTTTTCAAGCGCTTCAATTGTGAGACTTTTACCTTCACCTTCAAGATCTGCCACTTGCCCCCCAACCATCCCTTCAGGACCAGAAGCTTTGGCAAGTTGGGAAATCAAATCAACCTTCGAATGACTATCAAGGCATTCAGATTTTGAAATCACTTCAAAGGCATGTGTAAGTAAGCCATCTCCTGCAAGTATAGCAAGTGCTTCACCATAGATTTTGTGGTTGGTCAGACTACCTCTTCTGAAATCATCATCATCCATAGAAGGTAGGTCGTCATGAATTAATGAATATGTGTGAATCATTTCAACAGCACACGCAACATCAATACCTAGCTTACTGTCCTGATCAAAAGCATCAATTGTCATGAGCAATAATGTAGGACGTAATCGTTTACCACCTGCTAAAATGGAGTAAAGCATAGATTCTTTTAAGCTTGATGGACTGTCCATATTTTCAACTTTTTGAGGCAGGATATCGTCGATGAAGCTCTTTTTTTCTTGAAGGAGTTCTAAGAAAGTATCACGTTCCAACTCTATTCGTCCTCCTGTATCGTGAAGGGTTCAGTTTCTCCATTATCCTTTAATAGCTCATCCATTTGCTTTTCAACATGCTGCAATTTATCATGACATTGTTTAGAAAGCTTCATCCCATCTTGAAACAATCGAATCGATTCTTCAAGAGGCACATCGCCCTCTTCTAATTTTGATACAATCTCTTCAAGTTCTTCCATGGATTCTTCAAAGGTTTGTTCTTTATTCTCTTCCATTATTCTCACTCTCCTCAAGTCCCCATACTTGGCAATCTAACTTTCCGTCCTTTAAACGAACAGAGATTGGATTCCCGGGCTGTACTTGTTTGACACTTTTGACGAGTTCACCTTCATGATAGGCTAAACTGTATCCCCTCTCCATAATACTTAGTGGACTGAGGGCATTTAATTGACCAATATTTTTCTGGAATCTCGCCTTAAACTGTTCAAGACGGTTTTGCATTTCCTTTTGTAACATACGCTCATATGTTTTGTGCCTTTGTTTCGATAGCTCATGTAATTTTACAGGGTGATTTCTTTGTAATCGGTTGTGTACTTGCTTTAAATGATCCTGCTTTGTCATAACCGTCCTACTGCTACTTTTTTGCAGATGATCAAGCAGTCGGTCTAGCTCTTGCTCCTTCTGCTTCACAAGCTGCATCGGGTACTTAAATGCGTACGAGCGTTTAAGACGATTCAGTTCATTTCGAGAACCTTTCACATGGTCTGATATAGCTCTTGTCAGACGTAACTGTCGTTGGGTGATTCGTTCCTGCAATTCAACTATATGAGGCACAGCTAGTTCAGCAGCTGCTGTTGGAGTAGCCGCTCGAACATCTGCAACAAAATCAGCAATCGTGAAGTCTGTTTCGTGCCCAACAGCTGAGATAATCGGAATTTGTGACTGATCAATACTTCTCGCAACTATTTCTTCATTAAAAGCCCAGAGTTCTTCAATCGATCCACCACCGCGTCCAACAATCAAAACATCCCAGAGACCTAATTCACTCGCGCGGTCAATCGCCTTCGAGATGCTCGGAGCTGCGTGTGGCCCTTGTACAAGCACCGGCATTACCGTAACCTTTGCGATAGGAAAACGACGCTTTATCGTAGTTAAAATATCCCTTACTGCAGCACCAGTTGGAGAGGTAATTACACCAATTTTCTTTGGAATTGTAGGTATGGACTGCTTTCTCTCAGTTGCAAATAACCCTTCAAATTCGAGCTTTTTCTTTAACTCTTCATAAGCAAGATATAAGTTTCCGATCCCATCAGGCTGCATTTCCTTCACATAAAGTTGGTATTGTCCATGAGGTTCATATACGGAAACTTCTCCGCGTATGAGTACCTTCATACCTTCTTCAGGTCGAAATTTAAGAAATCGATTATTCCCTGCAAACATGACTGAATTAATGCGACTATTTTGGTCTTTCACTGTAAAATACATGTGACCTCTGCTATGGAATTTCACATTTGAAAGTTCTCCACGAAGCCATATGTCTTGTAAAGTCTGGTCCCGCTCAAACTTCCTCTTAATATAACGTGTTAAGTCTGTGATACTGATATAACGATCTTGTTGCATTTAATGAACACCTTCTATTTGATGACTCCATTTCGCTGATAATATTGTGTTTTGTAAGAGCATTGTAATGGTCATCGGTCCTACACCCTTAGGTACTGGAGTAAGGTAAGATGCTATTTCTTCAGCTTCTTCAAATACCACATCACCAGTGAGTTTCCCATCTTCCTTTCGGTTGATGCCAACATCAATTACGACAGCACCTGGCTTGATGTAGTCTTTACCGATGAATTCCTTCTTCCCTACGGCAACAATCAATATATCAGCTTGTCTTGTGATTTCTTTCATATTTGGCGTTCTCGAGTGGCAATATGTAACGGTTGCATTTTCATTCAAGAATAACTGACCAACTGGTTTTCCTACAATATTGCTTCTTCCAATAACGACAACATGCTTTCCTTCTATCTGAATGTTCTTTGCTTTCACCATCTCAACAATTCCAAATGGTGTGCAAGGTAAAAATGCACGCTGACCTGTCATCATTCTTCCAATATTAATTGGGTGGAATCCGTCAACATCTTTCTCAGGTGAAATAGCTTCAATGACTGATGTGTCAGAGATATGTTTTGGTAAAGGTAATTGGACGAGTATACCATGGCATGCCTCATCGTTGTTATATTGCTCAATTATAGCAAGAAGCTTTTCTTCTGTTGTCTCTTCAGCTAGCTCAATAAGCTTACCATCAATGCCAACTTGCTTGCATGCTTTTGTTTTTCCTCTAACATATGATAAAGAAGCAGGATCCTCCCCGACAATGATGACAACTAAACCGGGCACGATCCCTCCTTCTTTTAACTTTCTGACTTCCTCTTTCATCTCGTTCCTTTTCGCTTGTGCAATTTCATTCCCCTTGATCAGCTCGGCAACCACTCATATCCCCTCCGCTATTGGATTGTTTTGCTTATTTTTGAAAGGACCGCATTAACAAATCGGCCAGATTCATCTCCGCCGAAAATTTTCGCAAGATCAATTGCTTCGTTAAACGTGACGTTAATTGGTATTTCCTCTAAGTATTTCATTTCATAAACAGCAATACGAAGAACTGAACGGTCTATGTTACCGATTCGATCGAAGCTCCAATTCTCTAGATGCTCCCTAATGATTGAATCTATGTCTTCTAAATGTTCGATCGTCCCTTCAACCAATTGAATGAGAAACGAATCTCGCTCTTCTCCTTCTTCTAAAACATGACCAATGGCTTCATCACGTTCCAATTGACTTACATCTATTTGGAATAAAGACTGTAACGCCTTTTCCCTCGCTATCCTTCTTTTCATTATGAATACTTCCTTTCATTTCTTCTCTATCTGATGATAGCATAGAGCCTCTAACCTTAACAGCATACACCTTATTTTATCTTCATAATCCATCAAACCTATCAAGAACGCAAAAAACTGACTCGAACGAAGGAGCCAAAGTTACCCCAGTACGGGGAGACGAGGCTTGACATTCGAGTCAGCACATTTTAAAATTCTTCGATTTCTTCTGGTTGGTTCAGCTTATCTTCAAATTGAACGCCGACAACGTGCACATCTACACGGTTCGGCTCTAATGCCGTCATTGTGTATAATGTATGGCGGATATTCTCTTGAATCTTTTCAGCTGTATCTGGAATAGACACACCAAAATTCATCGTTACAAACACATCAATGTTAATGCCATCTTCTGATAGTTCAACTTTAA
This Pseudalkalibacillus berkeleyi DNA region includes the following protein-coding sequences:
- a CDS encoding farnesyl diphosphate synthase; its protein translation is MERDTFLELLQEKKSFIDDILPQKVENMDSPSSLKESMLYSILAGGKRLRPTLLLMTIDAFDQDSKLGIDVACAVEMIHTYSLIHDDLPSMDDDDFRRGSLTNHKIYGEALAILAGDGLLTHAFEVISKSECLDSHSKVDLISQLAKASGPEGMVGGQVADLEGEGKSLTIEALENIHKKKTGALLSFSIYAGAKIAGGTKEQMNHLAQFAKLLGLAFQIQDDILDIEGDETKIGKPIGSDVQNNKSTYPHLLTMDGAKEQLLKVVKEAKSHLYKANVNHEWLEHFTDYMISRDH
- a CDS encoding exodeoxyribonuclease VII small subunit; this translates as MEENKEQTFEESMEELEEIVSKLEEGDVPLEESIRLFQDGMKLSKQCHDKLQHVEKQMDELLKDNGETEPFTIQEDE
- the xseA gene encoding exodeoxyribonuclease VII large subunit; this translates as MQQDRYISITDLTRYIKRKFERDQTLQDIWLRGELSNVKFHSRGHMYFTVKDQNSRINSVMFAGNNRFLKFRPEEGMKVLIRGEVSVYEPHGQYQLYVKEMQPDGIGNLYLAYEELKKKLEFEGLFATERKQSIPTIPKKIGVITSPTGAAVRDILTTIKRRFPIAKVTVMPVLVQGPHAAPSISKAIDRASELGLWDVLIVGRGGGSIEELWAFNEEIVARSIDQSQIPIISAVGHETDFTIADFVADVRAATPTAAAELAVPHIVELQERITQRQLRLTRAISDHVKGSRNELNRLKRSYAFKYPMQLVKQKEQELDRLLDHLQKSSSRTVMTKQDHLKQVHNRLQRNHPVKLHELSKQRHKTYERMLQKEMQNRLEQFKARFQKNIGQLNALSPLSIMERGYSLAYHEGELVKSVKQVQPGNPISVRLKDGKLDCQVWGLEESENNGRE
- the folD gene encoding bifunctional methylenetetrahydrofolate dehydrogenase/methenyltetrahydrofolate cyclohydrolase FolD — encoded protein: MVAELIKGNEIAQAKRNEMKEEVRKLKEGGIVPGLVVIIVGEDPASLSYVRGKTKACKQVGIDGKLIELAEETTEEKLLAIIEQYNNDEACHGILVQLPLPKHISDTSVIEAISPEKDVDGFHPINIGRMMTGQRAFLPCTPFGIVEMVKAKNIQIEGKHVVVIGRSNIVGKPVGQLFLNENATVTYCHSRTPNMKEITRQADILIVAVGKKEFIGKDYIKPGAVVIDVGINRKEDGKLTGDVVFEEAEEIASYLTPVPKGVGPMTITMLLQNTILSAKWSHQIEGVH
- the nusB gene encoding transcription antitermination factor NusB; this translates as MKRRIAREKALQSLFQIDVSQLERDEAIGHVLEEGEERDSFLIQLVEGTIEHLEDIDSIIREHLENWSFDRIGNIDRSVLRIAVYEMKYLEEIPINVTFNEAIDLAKIFGGDESGRFVNAVLSKISKTIQ
- a CDS encoding Asp23/Gls24 family envelope stress response protein gives rise to the protein MNEYQTFEMEEKDSNLGKVEISPEVIEVISSLAATEVEGVSSMRGNFASGVVERFGKKSLGKGVKVELSEDGINIDVFVTMNFGVSIPDTAEKIQENIRHTLYTMTALEPNRVDVHVVGVQFEDKLNQPEEIEEF